The DNA sequence CTGTAATTCCCGGGCTCAACCACCATGAAATTCCCAAAATATTGAAAGAATCGGCTGAGGCAGGAGCTGTTCAGGCAGGCTATACATTTGTCAGGCTGAATGGGGATGTGGGAGCAGTGTTCGAGGCTTGGATCCGCGAAGCCTATCCGGACCGGGCTGAAAAAGTGCTTGGTCAGATCCGGGAGGCACATGGTGGAAAACTCTCTGACAGCAGGTTTGGAGTGAGAATGCGTGGGGAAGGAAAGATGGCTGAATCCATTCAGCGGTTGTTCAGGATGTTTCGGGAGAAATACTTTTCCGGACGATCCATGCCCGAATACGACCTTTCACATTTTCGTCGTCCAGATAAAGGGCAGTTGAGCTTGTTTTAGCGTTGGTGAAATCAATCCCGGCCCAAGTATGGACCGGGATCACCAGGTTTCACAAACGTAAATATGGCTATTCTCTATTTCCCTCACTTGGCTATGTATGCCACGGGGAACAGTCTCTTCATTCGCAGATCGATATCACTCACGGTAACGATCATATCCCGATTTTCATCCAGACCCGAGTTTTGGCGGTAAGCTTTTTTCGGAGAGGCATACAGAGCGTAGCAAGGATCTTGTCCGATGGCTTTTGGATACAAAATCGCCAGATAAAGGTCTGTCAAACTGTTGAAATCCCCATATCGCTCTCGGACGGTCTGCAAATAGGTATAGACCAATTGCATCTGTTCTACCCCGGACATGGCCCGTATATCCTTCATGTAGTACTTGGTTCCCATGCGGCGATTGAGCTCTCTCACCGTCGGAGCCATGAATTGAATCAACCCTACAGCTCCGCTTCCGCGATGGTTTTCCACATGAGGATTGAATTTCGATTCGGAGTACATCACAGCCATGAGCCATTCTGGAGGAACGCCGAGCATCGCTGCTACATCTCTTACTTCTTGTTCGAATGCCTCTGTCTCATGGATATAGTATCCCGCCTTTTCCATGAGATAGAGGGAGCTGGGGCGGCTAGCTCCCAAAATAGAAGCCGAGCTAGCTGGTTCAGATCCCCGCAAAGAGTAGGTGAAGTAGTTGCTCACTGTGAGTAAAAGGGCAATGAGTGTAAGGAGACGCCAATTGAGCGTCCGATGGGCGTAAGCCTGTGGAGGGCTGGCTGGGCCTCCGTAAGGAGAGCGAGGTGGAGTGGAATATCCGTAAGGCATGGCAAGTCCAGTTATCTACGGTTGCTAATGATATTGACAATAATACTAGATAATTTAGCAATACGCA is a window from the Pontibacter sp. G13 genome containing:
- a CDS encoding transglycosylase SLT domain-containing protein; the protein is MPYGYSTPPRSPYGGPASPPQAYAHRTLNWRLLTLIALLLTVSNYFTYSLRGSEPASSASILGASRPSSLYLMEKAGYYIHETEAFEQEVRDVAAMLGVPPEWLMAVMYSESKFNPHVENHRGSGAVGLIQFMAPTVRELNRRMGTKYYMKDIRAMSGVEQMQLVYTYLQTVRERYGDFNSLTDLYLAILYPKAIGQDPCYALYASPKKAYRQNSGLDENRDMIVTVSDIDLRMKRLFPVAYIAK